The Pedobacter frigiditerrae genomic sequence TGGCACAAATTTATTTAATGAGCTGGTAGACGAACGTAGAAGAGAATTGATTGGCGAAGGATACAATGCCTTTGATTTAATTAGAATGGAGCAACTGCAGCGTTTATATCCTGATTCTTATTCTCCACAAAGAATTGCCCAAAAAGGATATTATTGGCCTTTGAACATGAGGGTTTTGGGTAAACAAAACTCATTGCTAACCCAAAACGAATGGTGGAAAGGTCATTTTTAACAGCTAAAAAATCAAGAAATGAAAAAAATTAAAATATTATTAGCCTTTGTTGTATTGGCATCGGTTATAGCTTCATGTAAGCATGATGATTATTTTGTGGGTGGTACATTGCACAATGCAAAAGTAAACATGACTACCTACGATTATTTAAAAAGCAATAAGGATCAATTGTTTGATACCTTACTTTTAATAGTTGATAAGACAGGTACAAAGGATAAAATAAATCAAACAGGTGCTACATTTTTTGCGCCTACTGATTATTCTATAAGGGCGTATTTGTTAAATAAAACATTAGAAGCACAAAGAAAGGATCCAGCAAAAAGATACACAATTGACACATTGATTAAATATGATTTGTCTCACTTTACAGATTCAGTTAGCGTTTATATTATACCAGGTAAAGTAGAAGCCAAAGCTTTAAACGAAAAGGGCACTTTATTTCAAACAGCAAAAGCTAGTGTAAATAGTGTGGTTTCATTTGAGTATACAGACGATGTTAATTTAGGTTACAACCCTAACAGTGCCAATAAACCACAAATTATGTACTATACCTTTTTGAAAAAGACACTTACACCTCCAATAGTGGCATCAGAAATAAGCGCTAGTGATGGCGTTCGTACAAGAGTACAAACTTCGGGCATTGAAACAACTACGGGTATGTTGCATGTACTAGAAAATGGTAAGCCAGATAGAACTGGACACATCCTTTATTTTTCTCAAAAAAGAAATTAATTTAAACCTAATAAAATGAAATTATATAAATATTATGCATTAGGACTATTAAGTTTAATGGTTTTAATTATAGCTTGTAAAAAGCTTCCAGATGGGTTTTTGAGTGATGGCATTAGATACGAGGAAGATCCTGTTAATATCCCTCAAGGTCGTGCTTTAAATAGTACTGCATTAAATGTTGATGGTTCTACTCAGCCAATGAAAGTTAAAGTTGTTCATTTTTATGATAAGGCTACTGGCAACATTGTTGATGATATGTTCTTTAAAACTTATAAAATAAAGGTTTGGACTGGAATATACGACCCAACAAAAGATACCTCAGAAGAATTGATTGCAAAAAAACAAAAGGATTCATTAGTAAATCCAATTCATATTAATGATGCAAGTGGGCAAGTTCAGGCTAATTATACGAGCAGCAACATTCCCGTTGGGAGTTATACATTCGATTTAGAAATATCAAATCCGGCAGGTAAAAAAGTATATCCAAAAATTGGGAACTTTAATGTTACTCCTTCGGTTGCTTATGAGTTGCCTGGCACTCCTTACAATCAGTTAAGAAGAGTTGGTAATGAAGCTCAATCTCAAAATATTGGAGTGCCAACAGTAACTATAGTACGTACACCTAGTACTGAGCTAAAAGTTATTCTTAGAATGTTAGACAAAAATGGTGTAGCATTTAATCCGCTGGCTGGAGAAATTGTAACACGCCCATTGGCTGGTTTAACAACAGGTGCATTACAAACCATGAAGGATTATGCTATTAAAACGGTTATGTTTAATGATAGAATGGAATTTACTTTCGGGACTGTGCCTTTTCCTTTGGTATCACTTGGCAATGGTTTTAATTATTACTATCGTATTCCAACTCAATTCGTAAAGTTTGATAATCCTGCTTTAGGTTTGGATCAATGGTCTTCTAATCCACGATTTGTTTTTCAGTCGTTTCAAGATGGAATTTATAACATAGATTTAAAGTTCCCAGATATGTCTCATAGATAATGAATAGAACATCGAGAGGCCTTCCAGAATTTGGGAGGCCTTTTGTTATTTTTATTATTAGTTTTAAGTTTACTGTAATTTGTAATGCCATCATCCTTAATTTCATAAAAATGAAAAAAATACTCCTTACCATCTTACTTTTTGTTTCTGTTGTATCAGCAAATGCACAATCTTATACACCTACAGTAGCAAACCTCGAAGCTAGAAAATGGTTTAGTGATGCTCGTTTTGGTTTGTTTATTCATTGGGGTCCATTTAGTATTCCAGGTAGTGGAGAATGGGTAATGAACCAGCGTAAAATAACAGTTAATAATTATACAAGGTTGAAGGATTTTTTTAACCCTACAGCTTTTGATGCTGCTCAATATGTGAGTATGGCAAAAAATGCAGGGATGAAGTATATCACTTTAATTACCCGCCATCATGATGGTTTTAGTATGTGGGATACTAAGTATTCTGATTTTAATATCATGAATACGCCTTACAAAAAGGATATCGTTAAAATGATGGCTGATGAATGCCATAAACAAGGCATAAAATTATTTTTATATTATTCATTAGTAGATTGGAGAAGAGACGATTACCCAAGAGAAACTGGTAAAACTGGGCAGTCAAGTGGTCGCAAAGGTAAAAGTGATTATGCCAGTTACTTACAATTTATGAAAAACCAATTAACAGAATTGCTAACTAATTATGGCGAAGTTGCAGGTATTTGGTTCGATGGCCATTGGGATCAAACTGCGCCAGAGGGCGAGAAAGACAGAACCTCTCGAATAGATTGGAAATACGAAGAAATTTATGGACTTATTCATAAACTGCAACCTCAATGTTTAATCGGTAATAATCACCACTTATCACCATTTGTTGGCGAAGATTTTCAAATGTTTGAAAAGGACTTGCCAGGAGAAAATAAATCTGGACTAAGCTTTCAAGAGGCATCAGATAAATTGCCTGTAGAAGTTTGCGAAACCATTAACGGTTCTTGGGGTTTTAACCTAACAGACACCACTTATAAAACCAATAAACAATTAATAGATTATTTGGTAAAGGCATCTTCTTTGGGTACAAACTTGCTGCTAAATATCGGGCCAATGCCAAATGGACAAGTACAACCAGAATTTATTGAGCGTTTGCAATTTATGGGAGCTTGGCTTAAAACTTATGGCGAAAGCATTTATGGAACAGAAGCCGGTTACCTAAAGCCACAAGAATGGGGCAGTATTACCAAAAAAGGCAATAAAATGTATATCCACGTTTTAAACAATAAAACAGCACAAGTTAGTCTTGCTAATTTTCCAGCCAAGAAAATTAAAAAAGCATATTTATTAAAGGATAATACTCAAGTTGTATCTAAAATCAATAATGGTATTGCCAATATTTCAGTGCCAACACTTGATAATGAACCTGATCGCGTAATTGTTTTAGAGTTATAGAAAAGATTTTTTAACGGAAACAATCTGCGGATCTGCGGCCCTTATTCGAAGTAACAATTTCGTGTTCGTTGCAATTTATGGCTTTCATTTTTTGATATTTATCGCTCAAACAAACCTAAACAAATGAAGAAAATTTTTACCTCAACACTTATTGCCTTAAGTTTTGTAAGCATTTCTTATGCTCAACAACGTCAACAAGGTCAAGGACAAAGACCAACTACCACAACTAGCACCCCAACAGCAACCGCACCTGCAAAAGAAGAAACAAAAATTAACACCAATATTGCTTCTAGAACCATAGTTCCAGAAAGTGCTGTTGTAACCAATAAAACCGTAACCATTAACGGAAAAGCTGTTCCTTACAAAGCTACAACAGGTACTTTGCCAGTTTGGGATGAGGATGGAAAACCAATCGCTGGTTTGTTTTATACTTATTACGAACGTTCTGATGTTCAAAATAAAGACAAAAGACCGTTGGTAATTTCATTTAATGGTGGTCCTGGCTCTGCTTCAGTTTGGATGCATATTGCTTACACCGGACCAGTAGTATTAAACATAGATGATGAAGGTTATCCTATTCAACCTTACGGCTATAAAGATAATAGCTCATCAATTTTAGATGTTGCAGATATCGTTTACATCGACCCAGTTAATACAGGTTATTCACGTGCAACAAGTAAAGATGTGCCTACAAGTAAGTTTTTTGGTGTAAGGGCTGATATCAAATACTTGGCAGAGTGGATCAATACGTTTGTAACTCGCAACAATAGGTGGGCATCACCAAAGTTTTTAATTGGCGAAAGTTATGGTACAACTCGTGTATCTGGCTTGGCTTTAGAATTGCAAAGTAACCAATGGATGTATTTAAATGGGGTTATTTTAGTGTCGCCAACAGAATTAGGGATAGAAAGAGGTGCGGTTGTAGAAGCAGCCTTACGTTTGCCTTATTTCGCAGCTACAGCTTGGTATCATAAAATGTTACCTGCAGATTTGCAAGGTAAAAAGTTGACTGCAATGTTGCCAGAAGTAGAAAATTTTACGGTTAACGAACTTATTCCTGCCATTGCAAAAGGCGGATTTTTACCCATGGCCGAAAAGCAAAAAATTGCCGCAAAAATGGCGAAGTATTCGGGTTTATCGGAAAAGGTAATTTTGCAGAATAATTTAGATATATCAACCAATTTATTTTGGAAAGAATTATTACGCGATAAAGGTTTTACAGTTGGCAGATTAGATTCTAGGTATAAAGGTATTGATAAAGCAGATGCTGGCGAAGGACCAGATTATAATGCAGAATTAACTTCTTGGCTACATTCGTTTACACCAGCCATTAACATGTACATCCGCAATGAGCTTAACTACAAAACCGATTTAAAATATAACATGTTCGGTCCTGTTAATCCTTGGGATAGAAGTGGAGACCAAACAGGCGAGAATTTAAGATCGGCAATGGCACAAAACCCATATTTACACGTATTGGTTCAATCTGGTTATTATGATGGAGCTTGTGATTATTTCAACGCGAAATATAACATGTGGCAAATGGACCCAAGCGGTAAGTTGAAAGACAGAATGAGTTGGGAAGGTTATGAAAGCGGACACATGATGTATTTGCGCAAACCAGATTTAAAAATGGGTAACGACCATATTAGAGAGTTCATAGAAAAAGCAGTGCCTAAATTTGGTACACCAGCTAAGTTTTAAAAAGGCTGAAACCTGCCTGCGGTAGGCAGGGACCAAAGCTAAAAGACCAAAGGCGGTTGGATTTGCTCCAATCGCTTTTTTTTTGTAGCGGAAGTTTTGAATAGCTATTAAAGTTAGTCCTGCTTTCCGCTATATCTTTTTTTGTACTTCGACTACGCTCAGTATGACAAAAAAGTATATCACTTCAATCAGGGCTATTGAACATGAGACTGTGCAGGTAAACCGTAAATAGTTCCATAAACCTGCGTAAAATAAACCTGATAGAACGAATGCTGTTTTTCACAGCAGCAGAGATAGCAGGACCGAACTTAAGCTATAGAAAAGATAATTGCTTTTCAAAAAAAGAATTTTATTCTGTTTATTTAGTGAACAAACTAAAGTTGTAAAATGTTATTTTGGTAATTAAAGTTTCAAAGCTAATATCTAAATATTCATATCTTTAAAGGTTGTTCTCATTTAAAAATAATTCCCTATTTTTGTAACCCGCATATGGAACAGATCAAAACATCATTCGATTTCGAAAAACCTTTAGCTGATTTAATGCAGCAAATTGAAAAGGTAAAACAAGTTGCTGATAAAACTAAGGTAGACATGTCTGCTACTTTAGCAGAACTTGACGAAAAAGTAGCTCATACTAGCAAAAACCTATATAATAACTTAACAGGATGGCAGAAAGTTCAAATGTCTCGTCATGCTGAAAGACCCCAGACTTTAGATTATATCAATATGATTTGCGATGATTTCATCGAAATGCATGGAGATAGAACGGTTAAGGACGATAAGGCGATTATTGGTGGTTTTGCAACAATAGATGGTCAAACCGTTATGATTATCGGTCACCAAAAAGGAAAAAATACTAAGGAGCGTCAATATCGCAATTTTGGTATGGCAAACCCAGAGGGTTACAGAAAAGCTTTACGTTTAATGCGTTTAGCAGAGAAATTCAATAAACCGGTTATTTCTTTTATAGATACCATGGGTGCTTACCCAGGTTTGGAAGCAGAAGAACGCGGCCAAGGAGAAGCCATTGCTCGTAACTTATTAGAAATGTCTATTTTAAGAGTGCCAATTTTATGCTTTGTGGTAGGAGAGGGGGCATCTGGTGGCGCATTAGGTATTGGTATTGGCGATAAAGTTTACATGTTAGAGCATACATGGTATTCGGTAATCTCACCAGAATCTTGTTCATCTATTTTATGGAGAAGCTGGGATTTTAAAGAGAAGGCAGCAGAATGTTTGAAGTTGACTTCAGATGATATGTTTAGCAATAAACTGATTGATGGTGTGGTGAAAGAACCGCTAGGTGGTGCGCACCAAAATCCAGAGCTAATGGGCGAAACCTTAAAAGCTCAAATAGTAAAAGATTTAAAAGAATTAAAGAAAGTAAATACAGATAAGCTGATATCGACTAGAATTGAAAAATTCTGTGATATGGGTGTGGTTGTAGAGGGATAAGTCCTTGAGCGTCATACCCAACTCGATTGGGTATCGTAATGCGAAATGCGTTGCAGCGTTATGTTACTCCAAAGTTAGAATTAAGATTACACTAAACATAAAAAAAGTCCCGATCATTTGATCGGGACTTTTTTATTATTAAGCGTTTTAACTATGGTTGTCGCTGACCGAAATACATACTAAACCTACTAATTAAACTTTCATATTCTTTTTGTAGTTCTTGAGCTAATTTTGGCTGATTGTATTGAGTTGCCACTTTTGACATTGGCTCTAAACCATACATCAATCCTAGCTGTATATTATTCATGCCTACTAATTTCTCTTTGCTATCGGTAACATCTGCCAAATAAGTTATTTCTTTCTTAATAAATGTGGCAGATTTTTTTAGTAAATCATTTGCTCTTTGGTTTTCACCTAAAATATATAGGTTTTGTGCCATTTGCGGCATGCTCATCATGGTGCGAATACCGTAAAACTTGCTTGGCATAACTTCCTCATATCTTTTCATCACCTTTTTAGCATCTTCTATTCTGCCAGCTTTAATTAAGCCGGTAGTTAATGTGTTAAACATGTTGTTGAAGATAGATACATCATCAGTTGATTGAGCATCTAAATAAGAAGCAGTTTTAATGTTACCCCATTTAAACTTATTCATTACGTGTTGATACATCGGCTCTAAGTTTGGAGCGCTTTCACCAGAGTTTCTATCAACAGTGCTATCTGGTTGTAATGGTAATAAACGTAGCGTTAAACCTTCGTTATATAGGTAATTATCTAAACCGTTAAATTGTGAAGAAGGAACAGTGCTACAGAAATAAATAGGTCTTTTCCAATTGTTATGTGCTAGAATATCAAACATAGCCAATGTACCTTTAGTTACATAGCCCTTGTTGAATTTCCATTCTATGGCAGGAGTGATTTTGCCCAAGTCTGCTGCTGGTAAAGTGCCTGTTTTAATAACATCTTGTGGGTTTACCGTTAACTTTAAATTTTTACTAGGTAGGTAATTATATTTGCTACCATCAGACATTGTTAATTTATATTCAGGATTGTCTGATAATAAAAACTCTACAATTTGCTTCAATTCAACCGAGCCTTGTATGTTGTTATCTTGCTCGTACATCACATCTCTAACCCCAGCCACATATTGCGATTCTTTCATTGAGAATGGCAATGGCTCAGATTCGTGAACCTTTCTTCTCATTCCGTTGATATACCAATCTGTATCAAATAAACTCAAGTTAACTAATCTAATATCCGGACGAACACCTTCAACTTCTTGAATGTACCAAAGCGGGTAAGTGTCATTGTCTCCGTAAGTAAAGAGAATGGCATTAGGTGCGCATGATTCCATGTAACTTACCGCAATATCATGGGCTAACATTTTAGTAGAACGATTGTGGTCGTCCCAACCTTGGCTACCCATTAAAACAGGGCCAGCTAATAAAGCAATAACTGCAGCACCGATTGCTGCGGTTTGTGGCTGTAGCTTTTTAAATACCCATTCCTTAATAGCCAGTACTCCTAAACCAATCCAAATGGCAAATGCATAAAATGAACCAACATAAGCATAATCCCTCTCCCTTGGTTCCATTGGTTTTTGGTTTAGATACAAAACAATGGCAACACCTGTACAGAAAAACAATAAACCTATAATCCCTGCATCTTTTTGATTGCGTGAAAAATGCCAAATTGCTCCTAAAAGCCCTAAAATTAATGGTAAAAAGAAGAAACGGTTATAAGAAGTGCTTTCTGCAATAGTTGGTGGGAGATTTGTTTGGTCGCCTAAGAAAATCTTATCAATTGGCTTAATTCCGCTTAACCACTGTCCTTCGTAATAACTGCCCTGACCTTGGTCTTCATTTTGCCTGCCTATAAAATTCCATGCAAAATAACGCATATACATGAAACCAACTTGATAGCTGGCAAAGAATTTAAAGTTATCTATCGTAGAAGGAAAATCTTGGTCGCTAAGGCTTAGCCAATCTTTATAGTAGTTAATGTGTCCTTGGTCATCACTATACATTCTTGGGAAAAGTACCTCATGCTGTAATCTTTTTAAGCTATCTGGCAAGTTTTCATTCTCACCATAAATTCGTTTAGTTTTAATATCTGCAACTTCATATTGTGTTTCACCTTTTCTATAAGTTTTTCCATCAGGAATAGATGCGTAACCACTTAAATCATCCGTAAGTTTAGCCATTGAATTATAGTTTGGGCCATACACTAAGGGTCTATCACCATATTGCTCACGATTTAAATAGCTTAAAAATGAGAATGCATTATCTGGATTACTGTTGTTTAAATTAGGCTTGGCTTGAGCTCTAATTAAAATCATGGCAAAAGAGAAGTAGCCAAATATGATTAAAGTGGTAGAAAGTAACGCAAGGTTTAAAATTTTCTTTTGGTGTTTGATAGAATATCTAATCCCTAATACCAAACCCGTAATCAATAGAATTATGAAGAATAAAACACCTGTTCCAAAACCTAAGCCTAAAGTATTCACAAAGAATAAATCGAAATAAGCGCCAAAAGAAACTAAATATTGAACAATAAAATATTGAATGAATGCTAAAATTAAAATTCCAATACCCAATGTTTTAAATACACCAGCATTGGTTGCCTTTTTGGTTTTTCTAAAATAGTAAACAAAAGCAAGCGCTGGTATAGTTAATAAGTTTAATAAGTGAATACCAATAGAAAGACCCATGATATAGGCAATGAATAATAACCATTTATCGGCACGTGGTTCATCTGCAATGGCTTCCCATTTTAAAACTGCCCAAAAAACAACTGCTGTTGCCAATGATGACAAGGCATAAACTTCAGATTCTACAGCCGAAAACCAAAAGCTATCTGAGAAGGTATATGCTAAAGCACCAACTGCTCCTGCACCCATTATAGTGATTAAATTTGTTGTGCTTACTACTTCTTCTCCTTTGGCAATAATTTTTTTAGCTAAGGCGGTAATGGTCCAAAATAAGAATAATATTGTTGCCGCACTTGCTAGCGCAGAGCCAACATTCATGAAGTAAGCCACTTTTGTATTATCGCCCATGGCAAATAACGAAAAGAAACGCTGAATCATTAAAAATAATGGTGCACCTGGTTGGTGAACCACTTGCATTTTTAATGCTGCGGAAATAAACTCACCACAATCCCAAAAACTAACAGAAGGTTCTAAAGTAGAAATATAGGTTACAGCTGCTATTAAGAAACAAAACCAGCCTACAAGATTGTTTATTTTTGAGTATTTCATTCTATAAATGGATAAAAATTAACGCTATTTGCACATAAAAATGCTGCCGAAAATAAAGAATTAGATTGATATAAGTACAAAAATTTAACGTCTTTTAACAAAAATTAACGCTTTATTTGCGCTTGTAATAAGGTTTTGAAAATATTTTAATTTTTTTTGACTTC encodes the following:
- a CDS encoding fasciclin domain-containing protein, with the translated sequence MKKIKILLAFVVLASVIASCKHDDYFVGGTLHNAKVNMTTYDYLKSNKDQLFDTLLLIVDKTGTKDKINQTGATFFAPTDYSIRAYLLNKTLEAQRKDPAKRYTIDTLIKYDLSHFTDSVSVYIIPGKVEAKALNEKGTLFQTAKASVNSVVSFEYTDDVNLGYNPNSANKPQIMYYTFLKKTLTPPIVASEISASDGVRTRVQTSGIETTTGMLHVLENGKPDRTGHILYFSQKRN
- a CDS encoding DUF5007 domain-containing protein, with protein sequence MKLYKYYALGLLSLMVLIIACKKLPDGFLSDGIRYEEDPVNIPQGRALNSTALNVDGSTQPMKVKVVHFYDKATGNIVDDMFFKTYKIKVWTGIYDPTKDTSEELIAKKQKDSLVNPIHINDASGQVQANYTSSNIPVGSYTFDLEISNPAGKKVYPKIGNFNVTPSVAYELPGTPYNQLRRVGNEAQSQNIGVPTVTIVRTPSTELKVILRMLDKNGVAFNPLAGEIVTRPLAGLTTGALQTMKDYAIKTVMFNDRMEFTFGTVPFPLVSLGNGFNYYYRIPTQFVKFDNPALGLDQWSSNPRFVFQSFQDGIYNIDLKFPDMSHR
- a CDS encoding alpha-L-fucosidase, with the translated sequence MKKILLTILLFVSVVSANAQSYTPTVANLEARKWFSDARFGLFIHWGPFSIPGSGEWVMNQRKITVNNYTRLKDFFNPTAFDAAQYVSMAKNAGMKYITLITRHHDGFSMWDTKYSDFNIMNTPYKKDIVKMMADECHKQGIKLFLYYSLVDWRRDDYPRETGKTGQSSGRKGKSDYASYLQFMKNQLTELLTNYGEVAGIWFDGHWDQTAPEGEKDRTSRIDWKYEEIYGLIHKLQPQCLIGNNHHLSPFVGEDFQMFEKDLPGENKSGLSFQEASDKLPVEVCETINGSWGFNLTDTTYKTNKQLIDYLVKASSLGTNLLLNIGPMPNGQVQPEFIERLQFMGAWLKTYGESIYGTEAGYLKPQEWGSITKKGNKMYIHVLNNKTAQVSLANFPAKKIKKAYLLKDNTQVVSKINNGIANISVPTLDNEPDRVIVLEL
- a CDS encoding S10 family serine carboxypeptidase-like protein: MKKIFTSTLIALSFVSISYAQQRQQGQGQRPTTTTSTPTATAPAKEETKINTNIASRTIVPESAVVTNKTVTINGKAVPYKATTGTLPVWDEDGKPIAGLFYTYYERSDVQNKDKRPLVISFNGGPGSASVWMHIAYTGPVVLNIDDEGYPIQPYGYKDNSSSILDVADIVYIDPVNTGYSRATSKDVPTSKFFGVRADIKYLAEWINTFVTRNNRWASPKFLIGESYGTTRVSGLALELQSNQWMYLNGVILVSPTELGIERGAVVEAALRLPYFAATAWYHKMLPADLQGKKLTAMLPEVENFTVNELIPAIAKGGFLPMAEKQKIAAKMAKYSGLSEKVILQNNLDISTNLFWKELLRDKGFTVGRLDSRYKGIDKADAGEGPDYNAELTSWLHSFTPAINMYIRNELNYKTDLKYNMFGPVNPWDRSGDQTGENLRSAMAQNPYLHVLVQSGYYDGACDYFNAKYNMWQMDPSGKLKDRMSWEGYESGHMMYLRKPDLKMGNDHIREFIEKAVPKFGTPAKF
- a CDS encoding acetyl-CoA carboxylase carboxyltransferase subunit alpha → MEQIKTSFDFEKPLADLMQQIEKVKQVADKTKVDMSATLAELDEKVAHTSKNLYNNLTGWQKVQMSRHAERPQTLDYINMICDDFIEMHGDRTVKDDKAIIGGFATIDGQTVMIIGHQKGKNTKERQYRNFGMANPEGYRKALRLMRLAEKFNKPVISFIDTMGAYPGLEAEERGQGEAIARNLLEMSILRVPILCFVVGEGASGGALGIGIGDKVYMLEHTWYSVISPESCSSILWRSWDFKEKAAECLKLTSDDMFSNKLIDGVVKEPLGGAHQNPELMGETLKAQIVKDLKELKKVNTDKLISTRIEKFCDMGVVVEG
- a CDS encoding DUF2723 domain-containing protein, coding for MKYSKINNLVGWFCFLIAAVTYISTLEPSVSFWDCGEFISAALKMQVVHQPGAPLFLMIQRFFSLFAMGDNTKVAYFMNVGSALASAATILFLFWTITALAKKIIAKGEEVVSTTNLITIMGAGAVGALAYTFSDSFWFSAVESEVYALSSLATAVVFWAVLKWEAIADEPRADKWLLFIAYIMGLSIGIHLLNLLTIPALAFVYYFRKTKKATNAGVFKTLGIGILILAFIQYFIVQYLVSFGAYFDLFFVNTLGLGFGTGVLFFIILLITGLVLGIRYSIKHQKKILNLALLSTTLIIFGYFSFAMILIRAQAKPNLNNSNPDNAFSFLSYLNREQYGDRPLVYGPNYNSMAKLTDDLSGYASIPDGKTYRKGETQYEVADIKTKRIYGENENLPDSLKRLQHEVLFPRMYSDDQGHINYYKDWLSLSDQDFPSTIDNFKFFASYQVGFMYMRYFAWNFIGRQNEDQGQGSYYEGQWLSGIKPIDKIFLGDQTNLPPTIAESTSYNRFFFLPLILGLLGAIWHFSRNQKDAGIIGLLFFCTGVAIVLYLNQKPMEPRERDYAYVGSFYAFAIWIGLGVLAIKEWVFKKLQPQTAAIGAAVIALLAGPVLMGSQGWDDHNRSTKMLAHDIAVSYMESCAPNAILFTYGDNDTYPLWYIQEVEGVRPDIRLVNLSLFDTDWYINGMRRKVHESEPLPFSMKESQYVAGVRDVMYEQDNNIQGSVELKQIVEFLLSDNPEYKLTMSDGSKYNYLPSKNLKLTVNPQDVIKTGTLPAADLGKITPAIEWKFNKGYVTKGTLAMFDILAHNNWKRPIYFCSTVPSSQFNGLDNYLYNEGLTLRLLPLQPDSTVDRNSGESAPNLEPMYQHVMNKFKWGNIKTASYLDAQSTDDVSIFNNMFNTLTTGLIKAGRIEDAKKVMKRYEEVMPSKFYGIRTMMSMPQMAQNLYILGENQRANDLLKKSATFIKKEITYLADVTDSKEKLVGMNNIQLGLMYGLEPMSKVATQYNQPKLAQELQKEYESLISRFSMYFGQRQP